Genomic DNA from Acuticoccus sp. MNP-M23:
GGTTTCGGCCTGGAGCGCGTCGATGGCCTTGGACGCATCGGCCTTGGAGAGCGTCTCGTCGAACGGAATGCCGGCTTCTTCCGACAGCGTCTTCAGGTAGGAGGCCTGGGCGCCGGTCATCGCCTCGTCGCCGGTGGTCCAGTTGTCCGGGTCCTTTTCGGCGTTGGAGGTGGGCTCGGCCTTCGGCTGCGGGCTTGGGGTGGCTGTCATGGATCATGCTCCGGGGTTTCGATGTTCGGTAAATGTTCCGAATGTTGATCCGTTCCTACGGCAGACGCTGCAATTGGCGCCCTGCGTCCATCTGCCCGCCCGCGCGGATCAACTGCAACCGCGCAGGAAAAGACTTGCGGCGCGGCCCCGGCGCTTCCACGGTACTGGCCCGCTGCCAGACGAAGCGAGGACCTGGTGACAACGCTCTACGCCGTTCTGATCGATCCGTTCGTGCAGATGTTCGCGATGCCGGATTTCTTCATCCAGGTGCTGTGGGAAGGCTTCGTCGGCGGTGTGCTTTACGCTCTGATTGCGCTGGGGTTCGTCCTGATCTTCAAGGCGTCCGGCGTGTTCAACTTTGCCCAGGGCATCATGGTGGTGTTTGCCGCCCTGTCTCTGGTGGGGCTGGTGGAGCTCGGGCTGCCGGCGCCGCTGGCATTTGTCGCCTGCCTCGGCATCATGTTCGTGCTGGCCGTGGGGGTGGAGCGGTTCGTCCTGCGGCCGCTGGTCAACCAGCCGGACATCATCCTGTTCATGGCCACCATCGGGCTCACATTCTTTCTCATCGGTCTTGGCGAGCTCATCTTCGGCGGCGAGCCGAAGACCATGGTGACGGAGGCGCTGTTCCTGCCCACCGGCTCGTCGGTGTGGGAACCGGCTGGCCTCGGCCCCGACGGGGCGCCAGGCTTCATCCTCTTCCAGCACCTCGACGTTGCGGCCGCTGCCATTGCGCTGGCGCTGGTGGCGGCGCTCGGCTTCTTCTTCTCCAAGACGCGGATCGGCCGGGCCCTGCGCGCCGTGGCGGACGACCACCAGGCCGCGCTGTCGGTGGGCATCTCTCTCAACCAGATCTGGGTGATCGTGTGGTTTGCCGCAGGGGTGGTGGCGCTGTTCACGGGGATCATGTGGGGTGCACGGTCGGACGTGTCGTTCGCGCTGGAGATCATCGCGTTCAAGGCGCTGCCGGTGCTGATCCTCGGCGGGTTCACGTCGATCCCGGGTGCCATCGTGGGGGGCCTCATCATCGGGATCGGCGAAAAGCTCGGCGAGATCTATTGGGGGCCGCTTGTGGGGGGCGGGATCGAAAGCTGGTTTGCCTATATGATCGCGCTTGTTTTCCTTCTGTTCCGGCCGCAGGGTCTGTTTGGCGAACGGATCATCGAACGGATCTGACCTCCCGCCGGAATGAAGGACACCCCATGACCCACAAGAGCCGCATCGGCTGCATCGTGATCGACTGCAAGATCGACGAACTGTCCCCTGCGCTGGCGTTCTGGTCCGCCGCTCTTGGATGCGACGGCAAGATCGACGAACGCGGCAAATATGCGATCCTCGAAAATGACAGGGGCGACCCGCGCATCCTCCTGCAGGCGGTCGACCATGACCCGCGCGTCCACCTCGACATCGAGACCGACGACAAGGAGGCCGAAGCCGCACGCCTTGCCGCCCTCGGCGCAACGCGGGTAGAGGAGTTTCCGCGCTGGATCATCATGGAGGCGCCCACGGGCCACCGCTTCTGCCTGATCGGGCCGACGCGCGACGGGTTTGAGGAACACGCGCCGGCCGTCGGGTGACGCGTGGGGGCGAGCGAGGGAAACGGGATGAATTTTGTGGCGGCCGTCGAGCGGGTTCTGATGAACTACGCCAACTTTTCAGGCCGGGCCGGCCGGGCTGAATTCTGGTGGTGGACGCTGGCCGTCTTCATTCTGGCCGCAATCACCGGCATTGCCGACGGAGCACTGGTGGCGCCGGTTCTTGGCTTCGAGGCACTGTCGCGCACGGCGGATGCGCCGGTCACGTACCTTCTGCAACTGGCGCTTTTGTGCCCAAACCTGGCGGTGTGCTTCCGCCGGCTGCACGACAAGGGGCGCTCCGCGTGGTGGATGCTGCTCAACTTCATCCCGCTGATCGGGACGATCATCCTCATCATCATGTTCGCGACGCCGGGCGATTATGGCGACAACCGCTACGGGCCGCCGCCACCGCGCTGATGGCGCTCTACTGCTGGCGTTCGTGCGTCGAGCCGGGCGGGGACAGGAGGAGGATCAGCCTCTCGTGCCCGTCGTCGCCCTTGTAGGTGGGGTAGCGCAGGCGGGACGACATCTTGCCCTGCGGCGTATAGCTGGTCACCACCGAGGCGCTGGCCGTGGTGATGACGTCGATCACCGACCCGTCCGGGGCCTTGATGCGGGTTGCGCCGGCCTGCGCGGCGACGGCGGAAAACGCGATGGTGAGCGCGACGAGCACGATGCGGATCATGGCCGTTCCTTTCTTGCGTATGTGTCCCGTCCCCTACCGCATTTGCGGCGCGGCGGCGATGGCGGGCCGATCACAAGCGCGCGGGGGGCGATCCGCGCTTGACGGCGCGTGCGGTTCGGCTGCGAATGGAGCAACAATAAACGTCCGAGGACATGCGCCCCGTGTTTTACCGTGAAGCCGGCCAGTTCAAGACGAGTTATGCGGCGGACCAGGCGGCCTTTCCCGTCCGCGAGGACCGGATCGGGATTGCGCTGATTGTGGCGGCTGCGCTGATCGTCCCGTGGTTCGCAAACGATTTCGTGCTGAACACCATCCTCATTCCGTTTCTGATCTTTGCGCTGGCGGCCATCGGCCTCAATGTGCTCACCGGCTATTGCGGCCAGCTATCGCTGGGGACCGGCGCATTCATGGGGGTGGGCGCCTACGCCTGCTACAAGCTGACCACCATCTTTCCGGACGTGAACATCATCGTCTGGGTCTTGGCATCCGGGGTTTTCTCGGCGGGCATCGGCGTGCTGTTCGGCCTGCCGTCGCTGCGCATCAAGGGCTTCTACCTCGCCGTCGCCACGCTGGCGGCGCAGTTTTTCCTCGAATGGTGCTTCATCCGCATTCCCTGGCTCTACAACGCCAACCCGTCCGGCGCCATCGAGGTGCCGACGCGGGAGGCGTTCGGCTTTGCCATAACCGGTGCGACGGCGGCACCGCTGACGCGCTATTTTGTGGTGCTGGGCATCGTCCTGTTGATGACGTGGCTGATCGGCAACCTCCTGCGCGGGCGGATCGGACGCTCGTGGATGATGATCCGCGACATGGACATTGCCGCCGAGCTGATTGGCGTGCGACCGCTGTTTGCCAAGCTCTCGGCCTTTGCCGTGTCGTCCTTCGTGTGCGGGGTGGCAGGAGCGCTGTTCGTGTTCATGTGGCTGGGGGCGGCGGAGCCTTCGGCGTTCAACATCCGCCTGTCGTTCCAGGTTCTGTTCATGGTGATCCTGGGCGGGCTCGGCTCCATGGCGGGCTCGTTCATGGGGGCGGCGTTCATCTTCATCCTGCCCATCGTCATCCGCATGGTGCCGGCGGCGCTGGGGCTTGAGATCGACGCTGCCACCGTGGAGCACCTCAACTTTCTCGTCATCGGCGCGCTCATCGTCGGCATCCTGATTGTGGAGCCGCACGGGCTGGCGCGCATGTGGTCGGTGGCGCGGCAGAAGCTGCGGGTGTGGCCGTTCCCCTACTAGGTCGGGAACCCGTCACGGGCAGGCGCAGCGTGTGCCATTTGCTTGTGGGGACGCATGTTTTGCCGGTTTAAGTCCCGCCCGTCATCAACCGGGCGAGACCAGCGGGACCGGCATGGCAGCTCAGAACCCGAACAGGCCGAACACCGTATCAATGACCCCGCCGAGGAGACTGGGATCGTCGGCAGACGCGTCCGGATCTGTGGCCGCCGCTGCTTCGTTGTCGACCGCCTCCACCAGCCCGTCGGTGTTCGCCCCGTCGACGACCTCGACAACCTCGCCGACTGCGCCTTCGATTGCGCCGCCAACTGCGCCTGCGGAGGCTGTCAGATCTTCCAGGGCTTCGTTGGCTGTGGCGACGCTGCTTGCCGCCATCGCCTGAAGCATGGCGATCAGATCCGCGGCCTTTGCATCATCTGACTGCGCTGCCGCCTGGTTGTTCAGATTGTCGGCGCGCGGCTTGTAGAGGAAGTTGGCGGGAGCGATGGTGGCGGAGTTGAGGATGGTCCAGTAGTCGTGCTTCACGAACTCGTGGTAGCCGGTCTTCTGCGGCTTCAAGCCTCCGGCGCCGCGGTGGACCATGGTGAATGGCTGTGCCGCGCTGGTCGAAGAAATCATGGTGGCCTCCGGTTTTTACTCACCTGGGGTGCGAGGATTTGCGCCAACCGCTGCAACGCCCGCTCACGGGAAAGAACGGCCAGTCTCCCGATGCGTTTCGCATATTGAGGTTATTTCAGAGATAATTGGGCAGGGCAGAAGCAATTCCTGCAATCATTATCGGTTCAATCTGAATGCTGCGCTGCTCCTGCTTTCGGCGGAGCCGCAATGTACTGCGATTTCTCGTGGGGGCGGTATCTGTCCGGGCGGGCGCGCCAGCGTTGTTGCAACACAAGATGTTTGTGGCGGGCGCCCGTGCGTGCGTATTGTACTCGCGGAGCGTCCAGAGAGGCGCCGGCAAAAATAGATTGAGGGAAGGTAACAAAAGCATGCCCCGATTTCTTGGAGCAATACTGGCCGCAGTTACGGCGGCAACGGTCAGCACCGCGCCCGCGCTGGCGCAGGACGGCGAGCTGTACCTGCCGCTGCTCACCTACCGCACCGGGCCGTTTGCCGGCTCCGGCATCCCCATTGCCGACGGGATGCACGACTACCTCGAAATGCTGAACCAGCGCGATGGCGGCATCGGCGGGGTCAAGATCAAGATCGAGGAGTGCGAGACCGGGTACAACACGCAAAAGGGCGTGGAGTGTTACGACTCGGTTGTGGGCGGCAATCCGCTGATCATCAATCCCTGGTCCACCGGCATCACCCTGCAACTGATCCCCAAGGCGTCCGTCGACGGGATCCCGGTGCTGTCGATGGCGTACGGCCTGTCGGCGGCAGCCGATGGCGGCGTCTTCCCGTGGGTGTTCAACCCGCCGCTTTCCTATTGGGACGGCGCTTCGGCGGCGGTCAAATATATCGGCGAGCAGGAAGGCGGGATGGAGAACCTCAAGGGCAAGAAGATCGGCTACATCTTCCTCGATGCCGGCTATGGCCGTGAGCCGATCCCGCTGCTGGAAGACCTCGCCTCCGAATACGGCTTCACCATGACCCAGTATCCGGTGCCGTTCGACACCATGCAGAACCAGTCGTCCCAATGGCTCAACGTGCGGCGCGACCGGCCGGACTACATGGTCATGTGGGGCTGGGGCGCCATGAACCCGACCGCCGTGCGCGAGGCGGCCAAGGTGCGCTTCCCCATGGACAAGTTCATCGGCGTGTGGTGGTCCGGCGGCGAGGATGACGCCCGGCCCGCTGGCGCTGGCGCCAAGGGCTACAAGACCATGAACTTCAACGCCGTCGGCGCCGACTTCCCGGTCATTCAGGACATCATCACCCACGTCTACGACAATGGTGCCTCCACGGTGTCCGACAAGTCCCGGATCGGTGAGAACCTTTACAACCGCGGCGTGGTGAACTCCTTCTACATGGCAGAAGCCATCCGCACCGCGCAGGCGAGGACCGGCAAGGCAAACGTGACGCCGGCCGAAGTTCGCGACGGGCTGGAGGCGCTGGACATCACCGCCGAGCGGCTGAAGGAGGCGGGGATGGAAGGCTTCATCCAGCCGCTGAAGCTCAGCTGCAGCGACCATGCCGGGCAGGCCGACATCTACGTTCAGCAGTGGACCGGCGATGGCTGGGAAAAGGCGTCCGACTGGTTCTCGCCCATGGTGGACAAGGTACGCCCGATGCTGGAAACGGCGGCCGCGGATTATGCGCAGGCCAATGCGCCGTGGCCGG
This window encodes:
- a CDS encoding DUF3072 domain-containing protein, which codes for MTATPSPQPKAEPTSNAEKDPDNWTTGDEAMTGAQASYLKTLSEEAGIPFDETLSKADASKAIDALQAETGRGK
- a CDS encoding DUF805 domain-containing protein; amino-acid sequence: MNFVAAVERVLMNYANFSGRAGRAEFWWWTLAVFILAAITGIADGALVAPVLGFEALSRTADAPVTYLLQLALLCPNLAVCFRRLHDKGRSAWWMLLNFIPLIGTIILIIMFATPGDYGDNRYGPPPPR
- a CDS encoding branched-chain amino acid ABC transporter permease → MFYREAGQFKTSYAADQAAFPVREDRIGIALIVAAALIVPWFANDFVLNTILIPFLIFALAAIGLNVLTGYCGQLSLGTGAFMGVGAYACYKLTTIFPDVNIIVWVLASGVFSAGIGVLFGLPSLRIKGFYLAVATLAAQFFLEWCFIRIPWLYNANPSGAIEVPTREAFGFAITGATAAPLTRYFVVLGIVLLMTWLIGNLLRGRIGRSWMMIRDMDIAAELIGVRPLFAKLSAFAVSSFVCGVAGALFVFMWLGAAEPSAFNIRLSFQVLFMVILGGLGSMAGSFMGAAFIFILPIVIRMVPAALGLEIDAATVEHLNFLVIGALIVGILIVEPHGLARMWSVARQKLRVWPFPY
- a CDS encoding VOC family protein yields the protein MTHKSRIGCIVIDCKIDELSPALAFWSAALGCDGKIDERGKYAILENDRGDPRILLQAVDHDPRVHLDIETDDKEAEAARLAALGATRVEEFPRWIIMEAPTGHRFCLIGPTRDGFEEHAPAVG
- a CDS encoding branched-chain amino acid ABC transporter permease, which translates into the protein MFAMPDFFIQVLWEGFVGGVLYALIALGFVLIFKASGVFNFAQGIMVVFAALSLVGLVELGLPAPLAFVACLGIMFVLAVGVERFVLRPLVNQPDIILFMATIGLTFFLIGLGELIFGGEPKTMVTEALFLPTGSSVWEPAGLGPDGAPGFILFQHLDVAAAAIALALVAALGFFFSKTRIGRALRAVADDHQAALSVGISLNQIWVIVWFAAGVVALFTGIMWGARSDVSFALEIIAFKALPVLILGGFTSIPGAIVGGLIIGIGEKLGEIYWGPLVGGGIESWFAYMIALVFLLFRPQGLFGERIIERI
- a CDS encoding ABC transporter substrate-binding protein is translated as MPRFLGAILAAVTAATVSTAPALAQDGELYLPLLTYRTGPFAGSGIPIADGMHDYLEMLNQRDGGIGGVKIKIEECETGYNTQKGVECYDSVVGGNPLIINPWSTGITLQLIPKASVDGIPVLSMAYGLSAAADGGVFPWVFNPPLSYWDGASAAVKYIGEQEGGMENLKGKKIGYIFLDAGYGREPIPLLEDLASEYGFTMTQYPVPFDTMQNQSSQWLNVRRDRPDYMVMWGWGAMNPTAVREAAKVRFPMDKFIGVWWSGGEDDARPAGAGAKGYKTMNFNAVGADFPVIQDIITHVYDNGASTVSDKSRIGENLYNRGVVNSFYMAEAIRTAQARTGKANVTPAEVRDGLEALDITAERLKEAGMEGFIQPLKLSCSDHAGQADIYVQQWTGDGWEKASDWFSPMVDKVRPMLETAAADYAQANAPWPEREVPCAAAQ